The Pygocentrus nattereri isolate fPygNat1 chromosome 1, fPygNat1.pri, whole genome shotgun sequence genome window below encodes:
- the frs2a gene encoding fibroblast growth factor receptor substrate 2a produces the protein MGSCCSCPQKDNIPDNHHSKFKVINVDDDGNELGSGVMELTGAELILHTRKRDAVKWPYLCLRRYGYDSNLFSFESGRRCQTGQGIFAFKCARAEEIFNMLQDIMHNNSISVVEEPVLEPELPIIPYSPTTPGYSVPSIANGMNRFPSISDASSRPCSRLPSVESTHPLLMNDEMVHTYVNTPGLQEERRGCSSGHAPLDFRPSNPESLCSISPSETEAVRLVMELESVKFVLGPTPVQRQMILKEKQCERELSEERNALSPTGKESVKFVNGCTNPTIDPDTGYDSDERKEASHEQQNDLTFRRPRPLNPVNLISPAPDSHNAIGQRRTALLNYENLPALPPVWELRKPSSEGDQGAELKSPTLNGFDPADPQHNYVNTENVTVPFSANKPREMNIFSFDLRRAPAGEACRQLNYIEVEMEKGSDSSGPQTPKTPTTPLPQTPTHRTELYAIIDIERTAAMSSLQKAQPRDDGTARKTRHNSTDLPM, from the exons ATGGGTAGCTGTTGTAGCTGTCCACAGAAAGACAACATCCCTGATAATCACCACAGCAAATTCAAG gttATTAATGTGGATGATGATGGAAATGAGCTGGGTTCGGGTGTGATGGAGCTGACAGGGGCGGAGCTTATCCTGCACACGCGGAAACGGGATGCGGTAAAGTGGCCATACCTCTGCCTTCGTCGCTACGGTTACGACTCCAACCTCTTCTCCTTCGAGAGCGGCCGGCGCTGCCAGACCGGACAGG gtATATTTGCTTTTAAGTGTGCTCGTGCAGAAGAAATCTTCAACATGCTGCAGGACATCATGCACAACAACAGCATCAGCGTGGTGGAGGAACCTGTACTGGAGCCAGAATTACCTATAATCCCCTACAGTCCCACCA CTCCTGGTTACTCGGTGCCATCCATAGCCAATGGGATGAACCGTTTCCCCTCCATTAGTGATGCCTCCTCGCGACCCTGTAGCAGGTTACCATCTGTGGAGTCCACACATCCACTGCTAATGAATGATGAAATG GTACACACATATGTCAACACACCTGGCTTGCAGGAGGAACGTCGTGGCTGCAGCAGTGGACATGCCCCTTTGGATTTCCGGCCATCCAATCCAGAAAGCCTATGCTCCATTTCCCCCAGTGAGACAGAAGCAGTGCGGCTGGTAATGGAACTGGAGAGTGTGAAGTTTGTTTTGGGTCCGACTCCAGTGCAGAGGCAGATGATCCtgaaagagaaacagtgtgAGCGAGAACTTTCAGAAGAACGTAATGCCCTGTCTCCAACCGGCAAAGAATCCGTCAAATTTGTAAATGGCTGCACAAATCCAACTATTGACCCTGACACGGGTTACGATAGCGATGAACGTAAAGAAGCATCTCATGAACAGCAGAATGATTTAACTTTTAGGCGTCCTCGGCCTTTGAACCCTGTTAATCTGATTAGCCCTGCTCCTGATTCCCACAATGCAATTGGGCAACGTCGGACTGCGCTTCTAAACTACGAAAACCTTCCAGCACTTCCGCCTGTTTGGGAACTTCGCAAACCCTCCAGTGAAGGAGATCAGGGGGCAGAGCTTAAAAGCCCCACCCTAAATGGTTTTGACCCTGCTGACCCCCAGCACAACTACGTAAACACGGAAAACGTCACGGTACCATTTAGCGCAAACAAACCCCGAGAAATgaatattttcagttttgactTGCGGAGGGCGCCGGCGGGTGAAGCTTGTCGCCAGCTAAACTACATCGAGGTGGAGATGGAGAAAGGCTCAGACTCCAGCGGCCCCCAAACCCCCAAAACACCCACGACCCCTCTTCCCCAAACCCCCACCCACCGGACAGAGCTTTACGCCATTATAGACATCGAGAGGACAGCTGCCATGTCCAGCCTGCAGAAAGCGCAGCCACGGGACGACGGAACTGCCAGAAAAACGAGACACAACAGCACTGACTTGCCCATGTGA